A region of the Bacillus sp. NP247 genome:
CATATAAGAACCAACGATTGACATTGATACTGTTGACATTGATGATGCACAAAGTGTGTATAAACGATTTTTCGGTAATTTGCTTAGTTGATCTTTTACTGTAATAAATACTTCACCTTGACCAACAATTGCAGCTGCTACCGCATTATATGATTCTAGTTTTCCTAAACCGTTAATTTTACTTAATACGAAACCGACTGCACGAATGATAATCGGTAAAACTTTAATATGTTGTAAGATCCCGATTAATACTGCTAAGAAAATAATTGGTAATAATACTGTTAAGAAGAATGGTGCTTGTCCATCATTTGCTAGACCACCAAATACGAAATTAACCCCTGCTTCCGCAAATTTTAAAATAGCGCCAAATCCATCTGCAATCCCTTTTACTAACACAAATCCGATCTTTGTATTTAGTAAGAAATACGCAAGTACCAATTGAATTACAAGCATAAGTGCAATTGGTTTATATTTAATTTTCTTACGATCTGAACTTATAAGGAAACCTAGTACAAACACTACAAGTAAACCTACTAGAAACATTACTAGTTTCATATGTGAATCCTCCACTTCTCCTACGAGTTATTGGTCGTATAACGTATAACGAATGACGTCTGACCATTGATGTTAAAAAATTTAAAACCCCTAAATATTATTCAACTGTTATCTAAAATCAGTAAGCGTTTACATAAATTGCAATTTATAAAAGGTAGTCTCTTCTCTCCTACCATACTTGAAAGTCTGAAATTGATACCACCTACAAATCAAATTGTAAGCGTTAACTAATTGAAATGCAATATAAATTTTAAAATATTTTTATATGTTAATATATTCCTAAATAATTGGTTTTTTCATGTAAATTTACCATAAAAAAATAGCCCTAGCTATGAGCTAGGGCCATCTTTTTTACCCCGCTTTAACGGGCAGTAAGACCCCCACCTCAAAATTCAGCGAAAACAAAGAAGTTAGGTGGGTGATTAACTGCCCGTAAAAGCCCGATTGGTGAAGGCTAATAATCAGCGGGGGATAAAGCCCCCACTGATTAAAGTTTCACTTTATAACATAACACCAACGATAATCGCCGATAAAAGACTTACTAATGTCGCACCGTATACAAGTCGTAATCCGAATGATGAAACAACGTTTGATTGGTTTTCATCGATTCCTTTCGTTGCACCTGCGATAATTCCGATAGATGAGAAGTTCGCAAATGATACAAGGAATACAGAAAGAATACCGACTGTACGAGCTGATAACTCACCAGCTACTTTCCCAAGATCAAGCATCGCAACAAATTCGTTCGATACTAATTTCGTTGCCATAATTTGTCCCGCTGTTACCATCTCTGATTGCGGGATACCCATTACGAATGCTAATGGTGAGAAGATATATCCTAAAATAGCTTGGAATGTAATACCGAACACTGAATCAAACAAGCTATTGATTGCTGTAATTAATGCTACGAAACCAAGTAACATCGCTGCTACTGTAATCGCAATCGTGAAACCAAGCATAATATATTCGCTTAACATTTCAAAGAATGACTGCTTTTTCTTATTTTCTAACTGCAATGTATCTTCTTCTTCCGTAATATCATACGGATTAATAAGATGAATAATAATGAAACCACTAAATAAATTTAATACAAGTGCTGTTACTACATATTTTGGCTCAATCATTTTCATATAAGAACCAACGATTGACATCGATACTGTCGACATTGAAGATGCACATAGTGTATATAAACGATGTTTTGGGATTTTACTTAATTGATCTTTTACTGTAATGAATACTTCTGCTTGCCCAACAATCGCAGCTGCTACCGCATTATAAGATTCTAATTTCCCTAAACCATTTACCTTACTTAACAAAGTACCAATAGCACGAATAAATATCGGTAAAATTTTAAAATGCTGCAGAATTCCGATTAATACCGCAAAGAATACGATTGGCAATAATGCCGTTAAGAAGAATGAAACTTCTCCTTTATTAACAAGGCCTCCAAATACGAAAACGATTCCAGCTTCCGCATATCCAAGAAGCGCTCCAAATCCATCAGAAATTCCTTTTACTAAAATATAACCAACTTGCGTATTTAATAAGA
Encoded here:
- a CDS encoding NupC/NupG family nucleoside CNT transporter, with the protein product MKFVMFLVGLLVVFVLGFLISADRKKIKYKPIMVMLVIQLVLSYFLLNTQVGYILVKGISDGFGALLGYAEAGIVFVFGGLVNKGEVSFFLTALLPIVFFAVLIGILQHFKILPIFIRAIGTLLSKVNGLGKLESYNAVAAAIVGQAEVFITVKDQLSKIPKHRLYTLCASSMSTVSMSIVGSYMKMIEPKYVVTALVLNLFSGFIIIHLINPYDITEEEDTLQLENKKKQSFFEMLSEYIMLGFTIAITVAAMLLGFVALITAINSLFDSVFGITFQAILGYIFSPLAFVMGIPQSEMVTAGQIMATKLVSNEFVAMLDLGKVAGELSARTVGILSVFLVSFANFSSIGIIAGATKGIDENQSNVVSSFGLRLVYGATLVSLLSAIIVGVML